A single genomic interval of Macadamia integrifolia cultivar HAES 741 chromosome 6, SCU_Mint_v3, whole genome shotgun sequence harbors:
- the LOC122080769 gene encoding transcription factor FER-LIKE IRON DEFICIENCY-INDUCED TRANSCRIPTION FACTOR-like has product MDPQEFQVFHEHISNYGFQSSINESNYDHLIDLIRGENAEEPILTNFNPNYDGSSELLMFNGGLVDNQFAPASMLGDMFTDFNSINNSNPNSTFNSLPPFSEEDEIIREEEENDNDGYNSSATTTTSPKNNVDRSRTLVSERRRRGRMKEKLYALRSLVPNITKMDKASIVGDAVQYVQELQMEAKKLKTEISGLESSLKGGVERLQGLADKPKKIPDFDKNHLSCRKIVEMDVFQVEERSFYVRLASIKGEGVAVALHKALESLTCFDVQNSNISTVCDKLVLTCSLNVREFGEEMNMSTLKIWVTGALLNQGFEFKTPVL; this is encoded by the exons ATGGATCCTCAAGAATTCCAAGTTTTTCATGAGCATATTAGCAACTATGGCTTTCAAAGTTCTATCAATGAAAGCAACTACGATCATTTGATCGATCTCATTAGAGGGGAAAATGCAGAAGAACCCATCCTCaccaatttcaatccaaattatgATGGCAGCAGCGAGCTTCTTATGTTCAATGGAGGATTGGTTGATAACCAGTTTGCTCCAGCTTCCATGCTTGGAGACATGTTTACTGATTTTAATTCCATCAACAACTCAAATCCCAACTCTACTTTCAATTCCTTACCACCATTtagtgaagaagatgaaataataagggaagaggaggagaacGATAATGACGGCTACAATTCCTCTGCAACTACAACTACATCCCCCAAGAACAACGTCGATCGATCGAGAACTTTGGTATCTGAGAGGCGCCGGAGGGGACGTATGAAGGAGAAGCTTTATGCATTACGTTCCTTGGTTCCTAACATAACTAAG ATGGACAAGGCCTCCATTGTTGGAGATGCAGTGCAGTACGTGCAAGAGTTGCAGATGGAAGCAAAAAAGCTAAAAACTGAGATATCAGGGCTAGAGTCATCTCTAAAAGGAGGAGTAGAGAGACTTCAAGGGCTGGCTGATAAGCCGAAGAAGATCCCAGATTTTGACAAGAACCATCTAAGTTGCAGGAAGATAGTtgag ATGGATGTGTTCCAAGTGGAGGAGAGAAGCTTCTATGTGAGGTTGGCATCCATTAAGGGAGAAGGGGTGGCTGTAGCTCTTCACAAGGCCCTTGAATCACTAACGTGCTTTGATGTTCAAAACTCCAATATCAGTACCGTTTGTGACAAATTGGTGTTGACATGTTCCCTCAAT GTAAGAGAATTTGGTGAGGAGATGAACATGTCGACGTTGAAGATATGGGTGACAGGAGCTCTCCTCAACCAGGGATTTGAGTTCAAGACGCCAGTATTATAG